CTCGGTATCGAGGAGTCGTTCCAGCAGCTTGGCATCGATCCTAAAGATTTCGAGAAGAATGTTGAGCATTTGGCGGACCGGGCTTTTGAAGACCAGTGCACAACGAGCAATCCGAAGCTGCCGCTGGTGACAGAGCTCGCAGAAGTTTACCGCAACGCATTCTACGGTCGGTTCTAAATAGGATAGGCTCTGAATGCCGATCATGAAGATCCGGGAATATGTTGAGGTAAGTGATGCAAGACAGACTCGGAGTGATAAAAATCACGGAAAAAGATAACTTTGTGATTAATATCACAGATGCGAGGGATCAACAGGACTACAATAAAGGTGTAGCAAGAAGCTGAATCTCAGGTCTTTGATAAAGAAGCTTGAAGGTACAAGGCGGGGTAGTGGCATCATTGATCGTGAAAATAATCACATTTAAAGATCTGAGATAGATCAAGGTGTGGCCTCGCCTGTCCTTGCAAGCCCCAGCAAATCTAGGAGGGATTCAATATGTCGGTGATTGAAAAAGAAACAGGCTGGAAAGGTTTTAAATCAGGTAAATGGACCAAGCAAATTGACGTTAATGATTTTATTGCAGAGAACATTACTCCCTATTATGGCTCTGATGAATTTTTGGCAGGACCCACGGATAACACCAAAGCATTGTGGGATATCGTATCGGATTTAACCAAGAGAGAACGGGACAACGGTGGGGTACTGGACGTGGATGTCCATACACCTTCAACCATCACTTCTCATCAACCTGGCTATTTGGATAAGGATAAAGAACAGATTGTCGGCGTTCAGACCGATGAGCCGTTCAAGCGTTCGATCCAGCCTTTTGGCGGGATCCGGATGATGATTGATGCGTGCAACGCATACGGCTTTGAAATGCCGCAGGCCGTTGTAGATATCTTTAACGGCATACGCAAAACGCATAACCAAGGCGTGTTTGATGCCTATACTCCAGAGATGAGAGCAGCGCGCAAGGCCGGGATTATTACGGGACTTCCCGATGCGTACGGTCGCGGACGTATCATTGGTGACTATCGCAGAATATCGCTATACGGTGTAGATGCTCTTATTCAGGACAAATTGAGAGAACTCGGTGAGCTTGAAGTGGATGCTATGGATGAGCCGGTTATTCGTTTGCGGGAAGAATTGTCTGAGCAAATGCGGGCCCTCAAGGAACTGAAGGAAATGGCGGGTATGCACGGTTTTGACATTTCCAAACCTGCAAATACGGCGAAGGAAGCATTCCAATGGTTGTATTTCGGTTATTTGGCCGCGATCAAGGAGCAGAACGGTGCTGCGATGTCGCTTGGCCGGGTATCTTCTTTCCTTGATATTTATATTCAACGGGATCTGGCTGAAGGCAAGCTAACGGAAGAAACAGCTCAGGAACTGGTCGACCATTTCGTTATGAAACTTCGGATCGTGAAATTCCTGCGTACGCCGGATTATAACGAGCTGTTCAGCGGGGATCCAACGTGGGTAACGGAATCCATCGGCGGCATGTCGATAAACGGTGAGACGAGAGTGACCAAGAACAGCTTCCGTTTCCTGCATACCTTGTATAATTTGGGGCCTGCTCCAGAACCGAACTTGACGGTGTTATGGTCGGAGAAGCTGCCGGAAGCCTTCAAAAAATATTGT
Above is a window of Paenibacillus sp. FSL K6-1330 DNA encoding:
- the pflB gene encoding formate C-acetyltransferase, translated to MSVIEKETGWKGFKSGKWTKQIDVNDFIAENITPYYGSDEFLAGPTDNTKALWDIVSDLTKRERDNGGVLDVDVHTPSTITSHQPGYLDKDKEQIVGVQTDEPFKRSIQPFGGIRMMIDACNAYGFEMPQAVVDIFNGIRKTHNQGVFDAYTPEMRAARKAGIITGLPDAYGRGRIIGDYRRISLYGVDALIQDKLRELGELEVDAMDEPVIRLREELSEQMRALKELKEMAGMHGFDISKPANTAKEAFQWLYFGYLAAIKEQNGAAMSLGRVSSFLDIYIQRDLAEGKLTEETAQELVDHFVMKLRIVKFLRTPDYNELFSGDPTWVTESIGGMSINGETRVTKNSFRFLHTLYNLGPAPEPNLTVLWSEKLPEAFKKYCSKVSIETSSIQYENDDLMRPIYGDDYGIACCVSAMRIGKQMQFFGARANLAKALLYAINGGKDEKSGAQVGPEYPAIAAEVLSYDEVMKRFKPMMEWLAKLYMNTLNVIHYMHDKYSYERIEMALHDRDILRTMACGIAGLSVAADSLSAIKYAKVKPVRNEQGIAVDFEIEGEFPCYGNNDDRVDSIAVELVETFMSMIRKNKAYRDAMPTQSVLTITSNVVYGKKTGTTPDGRKAGEPFAPGANPMHGRDKKGALASLTSVAKLPYEDSLDGISNTFSIVPKALGKESDIRVNNLVAMLDGYFGSKAHHLNVNVFDREQLIDAMEHPENYPQLTIRVSGYAVNFVKLTREQQLDVINRTFHGSM